TGTCCGCGTCAGAGCAAGAGAAGGCCCGCTTCCTCCAGGAAGCCCGAGCTGCCGCATCCCTCAACCACCCCAACATATGTACTATCTACGGCATCGATGAATACGATGGACGATTGTTCATCGCGATGGAGCTGGTCGAAGGCCAATCGATGCGGGATAACAAACAGCCCATTTCTGTGAAACAGGCCATTGACATTGGCGCTCAAATCGCCGATGGCCTTGCTGCAGCTCACGAGAAAGGCATTGTCCATCGTGATATCAAACCCGAAAACATTATGATCCGCAAAGACGGTATCGTGCAGATCATGGATTTCGGACTGGCCAAGCTCAGGGGATCAACACGGCTCACGACAGCCCGCAGTTTGCTCGGCACGGTTGGTTACATGTCTCCGGAGCAGGTGCAGGGACTGGACATAGACCATCGTACAGACATCTTCTCGCTTGGCATTATCCTCTATGAGTTTATTTCCGGTCAATCGCCGTTCAATGGAGTGCACGAAGCTGCTATTATTTATGAGATCGTCAACGTCAATCCAAAACCGATATCTGCCATCATCCGCACTATTGACATTCGCGTAGAGCAGGTTGTTCTCAAGTGCCTGGAAAAAGAACAGACTGAGCGTTACCAATCTGTCAAGGATGTCGCCGTCGATCTGAGGCGTATCAAGCGTGATTCAGACGCACTGCATGCATTTTCTGCCGTGCGCGACATGCCGTACTCGACGCCATCGACTTCCTCGAGCGACCGCAGTACAGATCGCATCGAAAGTGCCACACAGAGAAAGCGTCAATGGTTGTGGGTTCTCGCAGCAACTGTTTTCTTTTGCTCCACCGCGTTGTTCGCGATTCGTGATGAATTCTTTCAATCTTCTACCGCACCTTTTACCGTCAAGGCACTGATTCTGCCTGCCGAGATTGGAACGCTGTCGTCCACCGGCCCCCTCACACTCTCTCCGGACGGCCACCGACTCGTATTCTCCGGAAGGGATGCAAACGGCAAGAAGCTTCTCTGGATCCGGTCCATAGACGATGTGCAGGTTCGCCAGCTGCCGGGGACCGACGATGCCTCGTATCCATTTTGGTCTCCGGACAGCCGTTCCCTCGGATTTTTCGCCGAAGCAAAGCTCAAACGGCTCGATGTTGAGGGCGGATCGGTTGTCACCATCTGCGAAGCGAGAGAAGGCCTTGGAGGATCCTGGAGTTCGGATGGAAGTATTCTTTTTGCCCCTTCGTCGCAATCGCCGATTTTCCGCGTCCCTGCGTCAGGCGGCACTGCTGTGGCCTTGACGCAACTTGACACGATCAAACAAGAAACCTCTCATCGGTGGCCGTACTTTCTTCCCGACGGCCGGCATTTTCTTTTCCTCTCCCGGACAACAACGACAGGTGTGCGCGGGGATGCTGATGCTATCTCAGTGGCTTCACTCGACGGAAAAGAACGGAAATTCGTCGTCCAGTCGACCACGAACGCAGCATATGCAGATGGCTATGTGCTCTGTACAATCGCGGGCAAGCTCATGGCTCTTCCGTTCAACCCTGCGAAACTTGTTACAGAAGGTGATCCTATCTCACTGGTTGAGAGGATACAAATCGACGCCGGTGATGGTTCGGCAACTTTTTCGGTTTCCAATACCAATCTCCTCACCTATCAATTCAGGAGTTCGCTGACGGGTTCGCAGCTCATCATGTTCGATCTGTCTGGAAAGGAGGAGGGACATGTCGGTGATCAGGCAGCATACTGGGATGTGCGCTTTAGTCCCAACGGCAAGCTTCTCGCATACGCTCTGAACGATCGCTTGTCCGGCAACCTCGATATTTGGATTTATGAACTCTCCAGCCGATCCAAAACCCGATTCACCTATAACAACGCCCCGGATCGCCTGCCCGTCTGGTCGCACGACGGGACGCAACTTGTCTTCGCGTCCAATCGGAAAGGGGTCTTCGATCTGTACAGGAAGAAACTGGGCACGGGACAAGAAGAGCTCCTGTTCGAATCTAACGAGAATAAGCAGCCGTTTGACTGGTCAGCCGATGGTAGATTCCTCGCGTATGTGACGACAACGGCCTTGAAGACGCGATCTGATATCTGGGTATTACCGATCGCCGGGGATCGAACACCGATACCGTTTCTTCGGACGGAAGCCAACGAATGGGATCCTCACTTCTCCCCCGACGGGAAGTGGATGACATACTGTTCAGATGAATCCGGAAGAAATGAAATATACGTTCGCCCCTTTCCTGGACCGGGCAATCCATGGCAAATCTCACCTTCCGGCGGGTCACGGCCGCGGTGGACGCGAGACGGGTTAAAGATCTTCTACATGGACCCGCAGAGTTATGTAATGCTCACAGAAGTTGCCGCGAAGGATTCACGGGTCGAGGTGGGAAAGAGCAGGGTCCTCTTTCACTCATATCCGAAAGAATATGCAGGCGTGTACGACGTTTCGCCGGAGGGCCGGAGAGTCGTTGTAAATTCGCTGGGCACGAGCGAGATTTCGCCTCCAACGACGTTAACGGTAAACTGGACTGCTCTGGTCAAAAAGAAGTAGTGCTCTCTGATGGGGTCATCGCGAGATCGGGCCAGCGGAAGGTCGATCGATCCAGGCGTTGAAGCGCCCGAGCAGCGGGTTTATCGCTTATGGCTTTGTTTTGGCAGAGAGACGTGCGAGGGCTTCGCGGAGAATTGCAGGCCATTCACGCTCGAAGATCTCACGGTGCCATTGCAGCCCCGAGCCGGCAAGAAAACCGATAATGATGTTGCCGACATCTTCGCGGTGCGCGCTGATATAACCGGGGTCCTTCTCCAGGAATGCACTCACCCGGCGCACATAGCGCGAGGCGGGGGGCTTGAGAAGAAACCGGACAGCTTTTTCTTTTGGTGTTGTAGGCATGACGTACGTGGCAGAGGTTCTTGCACAAGAGTAGGAACTCTTCAGCTCAAAATCAATCGCAGAGCCAGCGAGCGTGAGAAACTGGCCCGGAAGGACAATAGAACGTGACCATCAAAGAACAACGTCGCGGCAAGATCGGCGTCCTGAGCCTCAGAGGGTCTTTTGTCGGGAGACCCGATGTCTCGGTCTTCGAGCAAGCCGTCTTCGGACTCCTCAAAGACAAAATCCACTTCGTCATCCTCGACCTGTCTCACCTCAAGTTTGTCGACAGCGCCGGGCTCGGCGCGATGATCTCGGCAATGGTCTCCGTCGGACGGCAAGAAGGCGCCCTCACGCTGGCAGGAGTTCAGGGTGAATTGCAGAGAATTGTCTCGCACATGCACCTCGATCGGGTGTTCGAAGTCTTCGAATCAGTCGAACACGCCGAAGCAAGTATCGCCAAAAAAGTGAAAACTTGAGCATCAACTGGTTCCGTTACCAAGGGCTTAAGGCCTTTGGCAATTGTCGGTGGGGGACGCCTTGAAGCATCGTTCGCCCAGTCGCGCTGCCAACGTTCACTCAATCGGAGAAGATAGGTTGACCCACCCGTCACTCAGAAACAAGCGGCGAATGCTCTTCGTCATAGCTCTGTGTGAATTCTTTGGCATGTCAGTATGGTTCTCCGCGTCGGCGGTCATACCTGCGCTCACCGTGAATTGGCATCTCACGGGATCTGACCAGGCATGGCTTACAATGTCTGTACAGATAGGATTCGTCGTGGGAGCCTTCGCATCGTCTCTGTTTAATCTGGCCGACTATGTTCCCGGCCACCTGCTCTTCGCTGTCACGTCCTTCCTGGCAGCGCTTGTCACGGGACTCATTCCGTTCCTGGCGATCGGCCTCACGGTAACGCTGCTCCTTCGTTTTCTCACCGGACTATTGCTTGCTGGTGTCTACCCCGTAGGCATGAAGATCATCTCCACCTGGACCATGGAGGACCGTGGTTTCGGAATTGGGCTTCTGGTAGGAGCGCTCACCCTCGGATCAGCTGCGCCGCACTTGATCAACACGCTCGGCGGAATCACAAGCTGGCAGCCGGTGTTGTACTCTTCAGCCGGTCTGGCTTTCGTGGGCGGTATGATCACACTCCTGTTTGTCCGTGAAGGCCCATACCGTACTCCGTTTCGACACTTCAATTGGAAGTATGTAGGGCAGATCTTCCGGAAACGCGAGCTCGTGCTCGCGAATCTCGGTTATCTCGGTCACATGTGGGAACTGTATGCAATGTGGGCGTGGACTCCGATATTTCTCTTCAAAAGCTTCGGAATCAGTTCCATTCAGCCTGTGTGGGGAGGGCTCGCTGCATTCGCCGTGATTGGTGTTGGAGGAGCAGGAAGCATTGTCGCCGGAATTCTTGCCGACAGGTTCGGCCGGACCACCATTACGATGATCTCGATGGTGATCAGCGGCTCGTGCGCACTCTGTGTGGGATTTCTCTTCGGCGGAAATCCGATCCTGCTGCTTCTTGTTTGCCTTCTCTGGGGTTTTGCCGTGGTTGCGGATTCAGCTCAATTTTCGGCGTGCGTCACGGAATTATGTCAGGCGGACTATGTCGGAACTGCGCTCACATTGCAAACGAGCCTCGGATTCTTACTGACACTCATCACCATTCGTCTGATCCCGGTCCTTGTCGATCTGGTGGGTTGGTCATGGGCATTTGCATCCCTCTCGATTGGCCCCGCAGTCGGAGTCATTGCCATGAGTAAACTGAGAAACTTGCCTTCCGCGCAACGCCTGGCCGGGGGAAGAAAGTAAGCGACAACGCGACGGAGGAGAGCTCCCGTATGGAGTAAGTCCGGCAGTACAACGCCGAGCAACAAACAATAATAACGTACTATCAGCCTTGGCGACGAGTCGAAAACATACGAAACCATCACACACTAGGTCCCCACGAGCAAAGAAGCCCGCCGCGGCCTCCAAACCCGCGGAACAGCGCAAGCTCGCGGTTATCATGTTCACCGACATGGTCGGCTACAGCGCGCTCACACAGAAGGACGAAAAGCTCGCTCTTCGCCTGCTTGAAGAACACCGGGCAATAGTTCGTCCGCTCGTGACGAAGCATGGCGGTCATGAAATCAAGACCATTGGTGATGCCTTCCTCGTGGAGTTCGCGAGCGCGCTGGCTGCGACCGCGTGCGCGATGGAAATCCAGAAGACCCTGTTCGAGCGATCAGCATCGAAACCCGACTCGGAGACGATTCGTCTCCGGATTGGTTTACACATCGGCGACGTCGTCTATAAAGAGCATGATGTATTCGGCGATGGCGTCAACATCGCTTCCCGCATCGAACCACTCGCCGAACCCGGTGGCATCTGTCTCTCCGAGGACGTTGCCAGACAGATCCAGAACAAGATCGATTACTCTCTGGTCCGGCTTGGCAAGGGGGAATTGAAGAACATCAATCTCCCCGTGGATCTGTACCGCATCATCCGTCCCTGGGAAAAGCGCCGGTTTGGCTTCCTCGACCGCGTGATGTTTTTCCTCGCCCGGAAGAAGCCGCGGAGAATTGCCATCGCGCTCATACTGGCTTCCGTGCTCATTGCTGCAATCCTGCTGCGCCCGTCAACGCCCCCCAACGGCCCATTGCCCACAAACAGCGTTGCCGTGCTCCCGTTCGTGAACATCGGTACAGACAGCCGCGACGAGTACTTCGCAGAAGGAATGACGGAAGAATTGATCTCGTCCCTCTCAAAAATCCGCGACCTGAACGTCATCGCCCGTACCTCCGTTGCAAAGTTCAAAGGCGTCACACTCGATATCACGGAGATCGGGAATGCCCTGCATGTCGGTTCGATTCTTGAGGGGAGCGTGCGAACGTCTGGGGACGAAGCCCGCATCAGCGTCAACCTCGTCGATGTTCAAAGCCAGAAAACCCTTCTCACTCGTGAGTACACCCGATCCATCAAAGATGTCTTCGCGATACAGAGCGATATCGCCCAGAGCCTTACCCATGCGCTCAGCATTCAGCTCCTTTCCGGTGAGAAAGAGTCTCTTGAGAAAAAAGGAACAGAGAATAGCGAGGCCTACAGGCAGTACCTGCTTGGCCGCTTCCACCTGAGCAAGCGTACCGGTGATGAAGTTGTAAAGGCGATTACCTTTTTTGAACAGGCGGTCAGCCGCGATACGGCGTTCGCCCTCGCATATGCAGGACTGGCGGAATGTTATACGCTTGCGGGAAATGCCGGGTACGGTTCTTTGCCGCGTAATCAGGCGATAGCTGCTGCGAAGAAGTTCGCAGGGAAGGCGATTGCCCTCGACGAATCTCAGGCTGAAGCCCATGCCTCGCTGGCATATGTGAAGTTTCGGATCGATTGGGATTGGGGTGGTGCGGAAAAGGAATTCAAACGGGCACTCCAACTCAAGCCCGGCTATGCCCGGGCGCATGAATGGTATGCATTATTTCTCTCCATCATGGGTCGGTTTGACGAGGCGATGGCCGAAATGCTGCGCGCACAGGAACTTGATCCACTTTCCGCCAGCGTGAGTACAGGCATCGGGCGCATCTATCATTTTGAGTACAAGATCGACCAGGCTATTGTGCAGTTCAACAGAACCCTCGATCTCGATCCTGAATATGCTGAGGCGTATTTTGGACTGGGAATGACTTATATGATCGCCGGACGATATGAAGAATCCATTGCCGTCACCAAAAAGGCCATTCAGCGTTCCGGGAGCCGCCTGGTGATGTTGTCGATGCTCGGCTTTGCAGAAGGCCTCGCCGGGCACGAGGAAGAAACCCGGAGAATTATTCGAGAGCTGCGTGATCTTTCAAAGAAATCCCATGTCTCTCCGTACTATTTCGGGATTCTCGAAATGGGTCTTGGGAGAATGGATGAAGCATTCCGGTACTTCCAGCAGGCATACGAGGAACGTGACGGAATCTTGATTTTCCTCGCGGCGGATCCCATCGCGCAACAAGCATGGAACGATCCGCGTTTCGTCGCACTGTCGAGGAAAATGGGGCTTCAGGTGCGCTCACCGCGTCCGGTCTCCAAAGAGCATTGATTGCGAATCGTCGCTTCAACGTGTCACGATTTATCATGTCGGACTTGAGAGGAGGAAGAACCATGTTCATGCGTCTCGTTCAGGTCAAAGTGAAGGTGGAGATGGTCGAAAAGGTTGGCGGTGTGTACAGAGAGAAAATTCTTCCCGGACTCAAGCAGACGCCCGGGTGCCTCTATGCAAGCCTCATCCGAAGCACTTCCATTCCAGACGAAGCGATTTCTCTCACTCTCTGGGAAACATCCCGGCACGCCGAAGAGTACGAACAACAAGGCACGTTCCAGCGCTCGCTCGCTGAGGCTCAGCCGTATCTGGCCGAGACATCAGAATGGAAGGTACAGCTTTCCAAAGACCTCACACTTGAATATGCTCCTGTACCGGAGGAACCGGTCATCCGTTCCTTCGAGGTCAAGAGCCCCTCGATCGAGCCGCCCCCCGCCTCGATGCAACGGGAACACCTCTATGTTCGCCTACTCTCCATGAAGCTCCAACCCGGCAAGAAGGAGGAATTCACGCGGCTTTATGATGCCGAGGTTCTTCCCGTGCTCCGCAGCGTCGCTGGCTGCCGCTATGTTTTCCTCACCGAGGGAGTGGAGGAGCGAAACGAGGTTATTTCGCTCACCATTTGGGATACAAGGGAGTCAGCAGACGCGTATGAAGCAAGCGGGCTCTTTCGGAAGCTCACCCGCAAGGTTCAGCACACATTCTCTGAACTCTATCAGTGGAAAATGGCTGTCGAAAAACGCTCTTCTTCGCGGGTCACAACCACCGAGGATCTCAACGTCAAAGGTTATGATGTTGTGAGTGGCACGATTTTTCAGTAAGGTTGCGTTCGTGTCGTTGATCGCCGTTTCTCAAGCGACCCGATGTACCGTTCTGGAGGCGATGTCCACAAGAGACTGATGAGCAGCACGCAACCACTTCCTCGTTTCGATTGTCTATGGGAGACGGAAGAAAGCACGTGATAGTGGCGAATGAGAAATTCCCGCAGCTCACATGAACGCAGTACACATCGTACCGCATCGACCAGCAGGAAAGGAACTCAAGCATGGGCGAATCGCCTGAGAATCTTCCGCATGAGCAATTCCTTGAACATCTGCGCGCACTCGAATCCCGCATCGCGCGCATCGAAGCACATCTCGACATTCCGCAATCTGCACCCGAAGAAGATTCCAAGGCACTGCCAGCCACATCGGTCGCCGTCGAAGACGATGAAGAGCTGGAGCTCCAGGTCGGTCAGAACTGGTTCGCGAAGGTCGGTATTGTCGGTCTCGCCCTGGGGATTGCCTTCCTCCTTACGATGCCGTATGATGGATTCCCTTCTTTCCTCCCAAGCCTGTTCGGCTATGCCCTGGTTGGTGGGATCTTTCTACTTTCACGTTATTGGAGAGAATCATTTCAGCAGATTTCACGGTATCTACTCGGCGGAGGGCTTTTGCTCCTCTATTTTACGACACTCCGGCTCTCGTATTTCTCCCCCTCTCCTGCCCTGACGAGTGGTTCCCTGGAATTAAGCCTGTTGCTTCTCGTCGTTTCCGTGAATATCCTCGTCGCGATGCGACGCGCATCGATGTATCTCGCCGCATTCAACCTGACGCTCGGATACCTGACTGCTCTGCTTGGAGGCGGCACAGCTTTCGTTCTCACGGTCCTGGCAATTCTCTCAGCTCTGACGGCCTACCTTTGCATACGATTCCACTGGAAGGGTCTCCTCACATTCGGTATCGGCATCACGTACCTCACACACTTCATCTGGACAGCAAACAACCCGATCTTCGGTCATCCTCTTCAGTTCGGCCTTGTTCCGCAAATTCATCTGGCGTTTGTTCTGATCTATGCGATGTGCTTTGCAGCGCCGGCCCTCCTGCGCGAGAAAGACTCGCCGGAAGATGCTTTTTCGATACTGAACAGTTTTGTCAATGGTCTTCTCGGCTTCGGTGTTTTTGCCATCTCGACGCTCGCCGGACCGAACGGCGGGATCACTGCCTGGAACTCCGCGGCCTCCGTCGTTTTTCTCGCCGTCTCCATTGCCTTCTGGGTTCGCCTGCATAGCGTGTACGCGACGTTTGTTTATGCGATGCTCGGCTATGCCGCCCTGAGCGCTGCGATCGTCGCCCGGTTTCCAATGCCCGATTTCTTCGTCTGGCTTTGCTGGCAGAGCATCCTCGTCGTCACCACCGCGGTCTGGTTCCGTTCACGATTCATTGTCGTCGCAAACTTTGTCATTTACCTTATCATCTTTGCCGCATATCTCTTCGCCGCCCCGACTGTAAGCAGTATCGGCGTGAGCTTTGGCATTGTGGCACTCTTGAGCGCGCGCATCCTGAACTGGCAGAAGAATCAGCTTGCCCTGCGAACCGAGATGATGCGCAACGCCTATCTCGCCAGCGCTCTTCTCTTTCTCCCGTACGCATTGTATCACTCCGTTCCTCCGCAGTTTGTCAGTGCCTCATGGCTGGTCCTCGCATTGTTCTATTATATCGGCGGCCGGCTGCTCAAGAGCAGAAAGTATCGCTGGATGGCGCTGCTGACGATGTCGCTCACCATACTGTACCTCTTCATCATTGACCTCACCACCGTCGACCCCATTGTTCGTATCGTATCGTTCCTGGTCGTCGGGAGCGCACTGCTTGCAATATCGATGGTATACAGCAGGAAGAGAAGAAAAACTGAACCGACCTGATCGAACGATCTCCCGCCCGGTCAATGCCTGCGACGTACGAACCGTCTTTTGTATCAAAGCACAAGTTCGGAGAATGTCGCAACCCTTTTCTATGCGATCCGCGATGCCCGGCGTCACACACTGTTGTTCTCGAACGCAGGGCACGACAATCCGTTTGTTCTCTATAACGGGATCGAAACAAGGAGGTTGAACACCGGAGGTATACCGTTGGAAATGCATGAGGATTTTGTATGCGAAGAAGAGACGATTTCACTGGAGCCGGGCAATCTGATTGTGATGTGCTCCGACGGGATCGCAGAGGCAATGAACACAGACCAGGAACCGTTCGGCGAGCAGCGACTTGCCGCTGTTGTTGTCCAGCCCGATCGGCTCACCCCGCAGGAGGTCATAGGCAAGAGGCTCGAAGCAGCGAAGGAGTTTACCGGCAGCACACTGCAGTCCAACGACATGACCATCGTCATGATCCGGAGGAAGTGATAAAGAAAACCGCCAAGACACAAAGCTCGCCGAGATGATATTGAACATGCTCTTGCAACGAACATTCGAAAGAGAGCTTGTCGTTCTTGTTTACCCCGACTTGTCCCGATGATTTCTATCGGGACGATTCTTGTCGGGGGCGACTTGGCGGTTTAGCCCTTCTCCAGTAAGGCTTTTAGCAACCTCCTGAATTACTTCGCCGCCTCGGTATACTTCTCGACCTTGTTCTTCACCGGAGTAACCGTCCGGAGATACTTGTAGATCGCTGTAAGATCGCGCTCTGTCATTCCCGCGTACATCGTCCACGGCATTACCGAATTGTACCCTACGGCTTCGGGCTTTAGAGTCCGGGCTTCGGCGTTGTCATAGAACTTGAACCTGTTTACAAAATCGGTTTCGGACCATGCTCCGATGCCTGTCTCTTCATCCGGCGTAATGTTCGCGGAGCGGGCAACTGCCCCGTTTGGGAAGGGGAATCTGAAACCCCCGGCAAAATCCATCCCCGGCAGAGGTTTCCCTTTCACTTGTTGAGTGTGACATTCTGCGCACGAGGCGGCGTTGACAAGATACTTGCCGTAGGCATACGCGTTCGACGTGTCGGGTTCCGGCTGGGGAGTTCGCTTCAAGGGAATCGTCCGCACAATGAGATTCATCGGAGCATTCAGCACGGTCTGCGGCGGAGTGTTCTCGATCGGCTTCAGTGTGCGGACGTACGCGATGATCGACAGGATATCCTCTTCGCTCATCGTGTTGAACCGTGTGTACGGCATGATAGGAAACATCGCTTTGCCGTCTTTGTCGACACCTGTGGTAATTGCCCGATACAGAACGCCATCGCTCTGAGAGCCCAATCCGGCTGGCGTGATGTTGTGGGCATAGATCATCCCGGGAAAGCCGAGCGTCTCGTCAAAGCGCTCGCCCCCTTTTCCTTCGGTGCCCGGTACTATCGGACCGGCAAAGTGACTCCAGTCGCGGGTTGAATGGCAATCGATGCACACCGAAACGTGGTTCGCGAGATACGATCCACGGGCAATCCGCTCGGGCGTCGAAGCCACGGAGAGATCACGCACCGGGCCAACATCGGGATATCCCAGGTACAGATATCCAAGGCCAAGGACAACCAGCGCTGCAACAATCCCAAGACCCCACGCAACAATTTTTAGCACTTTCTTCATACCTCCTCCTGGAATGTTTGATGAGAGAAGTGTTCGAACATACATCTTCTGAACCTTGCCAACCTGGATTTCGTTCCCGCCCAGGTATGAGCGGCAGGTCAACACAGATCAACTCCAGCCGGAAATCAGATAGTGTCGTTGCTCGACGATGGTCCATTACTACCAGAAAGCGCAGTACACCCGGAGGTTGAACAGATGATACGTCGTGAATTGTACACGCTTCATCTATCCGCCGAAGTGCCCAGGCAGATTGTTCACACCTTGCTTGTTTGGCGACGAATCTTCATATTTCTTCCGTTACTGCAAGCCGATTGATAGCCCGCCTTTCAGGCCTGAAACGAATTCCCCTATCGGAGGATTGTATGAGATTCTGCTTTGTCGCTTTCATGCTGCTGCTTGGCACCGCGTTTGTCACGGCTCAGAGCCAGAAATCTGACTGGGAGGTCAAGTTCCGTGCGATTCCCTCCGCCGAGCGCCAGCTTGAATACATGCAGCACCTGTCCGCCCGTCCCCATCACGTCGGATCTCCCTACGGCAAAGAGAATGCTGAATGGCTGGCTGCAACATACAAGCAATGGGGACTCGATGCGCGCATCGAATCGTTCAACGTTCTCTTCCCCACCCCAAAAGAACGTCTCGTCGAGCTCGTTGGGCCGAACAAATTCATCGCCCTGCTTCAGGAACAGACTTTCAGTGTTGACCCCACCTCCGGACAGAAGAAGGAACAATTGCCTACGTACAATGCCTACTCCATCGACGGAGATGTCACCGGTCCGCTGGTGTACGTCAACTACGGCATTCCAGAAGACTATGAACAACTCGAGCGGCTTGGAATTTCGGTGAAAGGCTGCATCGTTATCGCCCGCTACGGCGCTTCGTGGCGTGGTATCAAACCGAAGCTTGCGGCGGAGAAGGGCGCGATCGGCTGCATCATCTATTCTGACCCGCGCGAAGACGGGTACTTCCATGGCGATGTGTTTCCCGATGGGCCGTACCGTCCCAAGGACGGCGTCCAACGCGGCAGCGTCATGGACATGCCTCTCTATCCCGGCGACCCGCTCACACCCGGTATCGGCGCAACCGAGAATGCCAAACGGCTCGACCTCCGTGAAGTGAAAACTCTGACGAGAATTCCCGTGCTTCCGGTTTCGTACGCAGACGCCCAGCCGCTGCTGGCATCACTGAAAGGTCCTGTGGCACCGGCCGGCTGGCGCGGCGCACTCCCGCTGACGTACAAAATAGGGCCCGGCCCGGGAAAGGTGCATCTCAAGATCAAATCGAATTGGAATGTCGAAACGATACGCGACGTCATCGTCACGATCCCAGGCTCGACGTACCCGGACGAATGGATTGTGCGCGGCAATCATCACGATGGATGGGTCAACGGCGCCGAGGATCCGATCTCCGGGCTTGTTGCGGAGATGGAAGAACTCCGGGCGTTTGCCGAACTGATGAAGAACGGCTGGCAGCCAAAACGGACGATCATCTACTGCGCGTGGGATGGTGAAGAAGAAGGATTGCTCGGATCGACTGAGTGGGTTGAGACACACGCAGTCGAGTTGAAGCAGAAGGCGGTCGTCTACATCAATTCCGACGGAAACGGCAGAGGATATCTCGGCATGGAAGGATCACATTCGCTTGAGAAGTTCATCAACGGTGTCGCTCGCGACATCGAGGATCCGGAGAAAAAGATTTCTGTCTGGAAACGGAATCAGCTCCAGCGGCTCGTGAATGCCCGCTCCCCGGAAGAACGAAACGACATCCGCTCGCATACCGATCTGCGTATCTCCGCCCTCGGCTCAGGGTCGGATTACACGGCGTTCCTCGATCACCTCGGCATCGCGTCACTGAATCTCGGGTACGGCGGTGAGGATGGCGGAGGCATTTATCATTCGATCTACGACGATGTGTACTGGTTCACGCATTTCGCCGACACAGATTTCAGCTACGGGCGCGCGCTCTCCCAGACCGTCGGCACGGCAGTCATGCGCATTGCGGATTCCGATGTTCTTCCATATGAGTTCAACAATTTCACTGAAACTGTCCGGCGGTATCTCGACGAATTGAAAAAGCAATTGAAGGAAATGCAGGATCAGATAAAGGAACGCAATCAGCAAATTGCCGAGGGAGCATTCACGGCCGCCGCCGACCCGAAGGAGACGTTTGTTCCGCCAAACGTGGAAGAAGTGCCGCCGTACATCAACTTCGCGCCGCTGGAGAACG
The genomic region above belongs to Ignavibacteriales bacterium and contains:
- a CDS encoding M28 family peptidase, with product MRFCFVAFMLLLGTAFVTAQSQKSDWEVKFRAIPSAERQLEYMQHLSARPHHVGSPYGKENAEWLAATYKQWGLDARIESFNVLFPTPKERLVELVGPNKFIALLQEQTFSVDPTSGQKKEQLPTYNAYSIDGDVTGPLVYVNYGIPEDYEQLERLGISVKGCIVIARYGASWRGIKPKLAAEKGAIGCIIYSDPREDGYFHGDVFPDGPYRPKDGVQRGSVMDMPLYPGDPLTPGIGATENAKRLDLREVKTLTRIPVLPVSYADAQPLLASLKGPVAPAGWRGALPLTYKIGPGPGKVHLKIKSNWNVETIRDVIVTIPGSTYPDEWIVRGNHHDGWVNGAEDPISGLVAEMEELRAFAELMKNGWQPKRTIIYCAWDGEEEGLLGSTEWVETHAVELKQKAVVYINSDGNGRGYLGMEGSHSLEKFINGVARDIEDPEKKISVWKRNQLQRLVNARSPEERNDIRSHTDLRISALGSGSDYTAFLDHLGIASLNLGYGGEDGGGIYHSIYDDVYWFTHFADTDFSYGRALSQTVGTAVMRIADSDVLPYEFNNFTETVRRYLDELKKQLKEMQDQIKERNQQIAEGAFTAAADPKETFVPPNVEEVPPYINFAPLENAVDLVARSAGRYDKAAKRLAQASTPLANDALKGINQKLIQSERNLTNADGLPGRPWFKHLIYAPGFYTGYGVKTIPGVREALEQKHWKEAEGEVVRAANALREEAALIDSAAADLEKALQGK
- a CDS encoding c-type cytochrome — its product is MKKVLKIVAWGLGIVAALVVLGLGYLYLGYPDVGPVRDLSVASTPERIARGSYLANHVSVCIDCHSTRDWSHFAGPIVPGTEGKGGERFDETLGFPGMIYAHNITPAGLGSQSDGVLYRAITTGVDKDGKAMFPIMPYTRFNTMSEEDILSIIAYVRTLKPIENTPPQTVLNAPMNLIVRTIPLKRTPQPEPDTSNAYAYGKYLVNAASCAECHTQQVKGKPLPGMDFAGGFRFPFPNGAVARSANITPDEETGIGAWSETDFVNRFKFYDNAEARTLKPEAVGYNSVMPWTMYAGMTERDLTAIYKYLRTVTPVKNKVEKYTEAAK
- a CDS encoding DUF2339 domain-containing protein; its protein translation is MGESPENLPHEQFLEHLRALESRIARIEAHLDIPQSAPEEDSKALPATSVAVEDDEELELQVGQNWFAKVGIVGLALGIAFLLTMPYDGFPSFLPSLFGYALVGGIFLLSRYWRESFQQISRYLLGGGLLLLYFTTLRLSYFSPSPALTSGSLELSLLLLVVSVNILVAMRRASMYLAAFNLTLGYLTALLGGGTAFVLTVLAILSALTAYLCIRFHWKGLLTFGIGITYLTHFIWTANNPIFGHPLQFGLVPQIHLAFVLIYAMCFAAPALLREKDSPEDAFSILNSFVNGLLGFGVFAISTLAGPNGGITAWNSAASVVFLAVSIAFWVRLHSVYATFVYAMLGYAALSAAIVARFPMPDFFVWLCWQSILVVTTAVWFRSRFIVVANFVIYLIIFAAYLFAAPTVSSIGVSFGIVALLSARILNWQKNQLALRTEMMRNAYLASALLFLPYALYHSVPPQFVSASWLVLALFYYIGGRLLKSRKYRWMALLTMSLTILYLFIIDLTTVDPIVRIVSFLVVGSALLAISMVYSRKRRKTEPT